TTTAACTTCAAATCTATCGTCAACAGGAACTTCAAATGTCCACCATAAAAATTGTATTAAACATGTACCAACACTACGCATTTGCACACTAAACGACAATAAATGATTGAGTGCTTGAAAAAAAGCAGAGATATTACTTAGATGAGTTGTAGTTTTAAAAATTTCGGTACTATTGCCTTTAATTTTTTTAGGATAATGGTAATTCATTCTTCCTATAACTAAATCAGAACTATTATATACATCAGTTTCTATAGATAAAATTTTTATAGGCAAAAAAAACGAATTAGTAATTCGTATATCTGTTTCAGTTTCAACTTGTGTTAAGCCAATTTTTTTAGTGCGTACTTCAATAATATCTACCATAGGTCTAGACTGTGCTTTTTTAATCACAATCTTGTGTATCCATCTTTTAATAAATCCAAACATATTGATTATCAATTATCTGTTAAAATAAAGCAAATTATTTTATAAATTCCTATGCATTAGTTAATTTCAAGATAAATTATAACTATGGAAACAATTATTGCAATTCCTGTTTTTGTATTATTACTTTTGTTGGAGTTTTTTTATATGCGAAAAAAACAGAAACATTATTATCGATTGAATGATGCCATTACTAATTTGAATATAGGTATTGGTCATGTTATTTCTAAAGTTGTAGTAGGTCTTTTGCTTATTGGCGTATATGATTTTGTGTATACACATCGAATAATTACCTTACCTAATAATATATTAACTATTTTATTTTGTTTAGTAGCTTACGATTTCTTTTTTTATTGGGCACACAGAATTGGTCATGAAATGAACTTTTTTTGGGGAGCTCATGGTGTACATCATCAAAGCGAAGATTATAATTTAAGCGTAGCATTAAGACAGTCTTGGTTACATGCATCTATTGCTTTTTTTATATTTTTGCCAATTCCATTTGTAGGTGTTTCGGCAGAAGTTTTTTTTCCAGTATTAGCAATTAATTCTTTTTATCAATTTTGGATACATACCGATGTTATTAATAGAATGCCAAAGTGGTTTGAAGCAATTTTTAATTCGCCTACGCATCACAGAGTGCATCATGGTAGAAATCCCAAATACATCGACAAAAATCATGCTGGTATGTTTATTATTTGGGATAAACTATTTGGAACATTTCAAGAAGAAGAAGAAAAACCAACTTATGGTATTACTAAACCTCTCAATTCTTGGAATCCGTTTTATGCAAATATAGAATACTATTTAAGTATGTTTAAAGCATCAAAACAAATGAAATGGAAAGATAAACTGAAATTTATTTTTGCAAAACCAGGTTGGCAACCAGATTATTTAGGTGGAGAAATTCCTGTGCCATCAATAGAAAATGAAACGATAAAGTATGATGTAAAACCAAGAACAAACGGAATAAACATATATGTTTTAGTGCAGTTTATTTTTATTATTATTGGATTGATGGCATATCTTTATTACTACGATACACTACCATTATTTCATAAAATATTTTGGTTTGCAATGGTTATGCTCTCTATTTTTTCAAGTAGTGCTATAATTGAACAAAAAAAATGGGCAAGGTATGTAGAGATTATTCGACTGATTATTATTGTTGTAGGATTAAATATCTTATATTTTTCTAATTATTATAATTGGGCAATAGTTACAGCTGTAATCTCTATTCCAATAACCATTTATTTCATAGTATGGTATCTATTAAATTTAAAAGACAAATACATTTTTGGATTTATGTCAAAACAAACAGCATAATGTGATTTTTTTGAAAAGATTCAGAATTTATTTTAAAATCTCTTTCTGAACTTGTTTCAGAATCTCTTTTTAAATTTATCATTGGAAAGATAGAATTGCTAAGTCTCTACAATAAATTCATACTATTTCATTTTCTGACACAACTCAATCAATACACCATTAGCACTTTTTGGATGTACAAAACAAACCAATTTATTCATTGCACCTTTATAAGGTTGTTCGCTTAGCAATTTAAAACCTTCTTCTTTTAAACGATGCATTTCCGCATAAATATCTTCCACTTCAAAACATACATGATGCATACCATCACCTTTTTGTAAAAACTTATGTATTGCACTCTTTTCAGATAAAGAACTAATTAATTCCACTTTGGTATCTTCTAATTCATAAAACAATACTTTTAAATGCTGTGCTTCCATGGTTTCTTCATGAAAAGGTTGTTTATTTAATAATTTATTATATAATTGTTCTGCAGTATTTAAATCATTCACAGCAATACCAATATGGTCTATTTTTTTCATTGTTGTAATCTATTTTTTACAAAGCTAAATATAATTACTAATTTTACTGATGATTTATCTAGATTATAACGCTACAACACCAGTCGACGAAAAGGTACTTCAAGCAATGTTACCTTATTTTACTACACATTTTGGCAATGCTGCTAGTGCAACTCATACATTTGGTTGGATTGCAAAAGATGTGGTAGAAACTGCACGCAACAATATTGCTCAACATTTAAATTGTAGCGAAAGCGAAATCATATTTACTTCTGGTGCTACCGAAAGTTTAAATTTAGCAATTAAAGGTATTTATGAAAGATATCAAACCAAAGGCAATCACATTATAACATGTAAAACAGAACACAATGCAGTACTCGATACTTGTAAATATTTAGAAACAAAAGGTGCTACTATTTCGTATTTATCTGTTGATGAAAATGGACTAATCAATCTTGATGAATTAGAAAAATGCATTACAGATAAAACAATATTAGTAGCTATAATGTTGGCAAATAACGAAACTGGAGTAATACAACCGATTCAAGACATTGCCAAAATTACACATCAAAAAAATACTATTTTATGTTGCGATGCTACACAAGCACTAGGTAAAATTCCAGTAGATGTACAACAACTAAATGTAGATGTAATGGCATTTTCTGGACATAAAATGTATGCACCAAAAGGCATTGGAGCTTTGTATATTAGAAGAAGAAATCCAAGAGTAACACTTACGCCTTTATTACATGGTGGAGGTCATGAAAAATCGTATCGTAGTGGTACGCTAAATGTTCCAGCAATTGTTGGCTTGTCAAAAGCAGTTGATATTATTTCGTTTGATAATCAGCTAGCTACAATGCGTAATGATTTAGAAAATAAGTTATTAGATAAATTTGGTGATAAAATAAAAATCAATGGAATTAATGCACCAAGACTTCCCAATACAAGCAATATATTGTTTCCAATAGATGCAGTAGATATCATCAAACAAATAAAAATGAAAGTAGCAGTATCAACTGGTTCTGCTTGTACATCAGCAGAAAACAAACCATCTCATGTATTAACTGCTATGCACTTAACAGAACAAGAAGCAAAAAAATGCATTCGATTTAGCTTTGGTAAATACAATACTATGGAAGATGTAGAACAAGTACTCACAATATTGAGCAATACAATCAATATTGATTAATAATTAAAATTATATATATTAATAAAAATATTTTACATTTCGAACATTCTCTAATTTTGAAGTATGAGAAATGTACCGAATCTATTTATTCGAAGAGAATACCTGAGGATCTGCCTCGGAGTGAAAGAGGAAAAGTATGAAAAACGGATGGTTTTTCATAACACTTTGAAAAAAGTGTAGCTTTGAGTTATGGATGACCACATTAAAAAACGGCATAACAAAACCTTACTTCTATATCATATTGTTTTCCCAGTGAAATATAGGAAATCTGTGATTACAAAAGAGTTTAGCAATGGCTTGAAGGAGATATGTCTTGATATATCGGAACGATATGAAATTAACTTTATAGAGATTGGCTATGAAGAGAACCATGTTCATTTTTAGTACAGAGAGTTCCTTTAATGTCGGTTAGCTAAATATGTATGAAGGTAAAAAGTATAACAGCAAAAGAAATATTCAGACGTTTACCTGAAGTAAAAACTAAATTGTGGGGAGGGAATTTTTGGACAAGTGGTTATTATACAAATACAGTTGGACAGTATGGAAATAAAGATGTTATAAAAAAGTATATTGAAAACAAAGGAAAAGAAAAGGAATACAAAAAAGTTTATGAAGATCAACTCACACTTTTTGGGACAGTATACCCAAACCAGAAAAACAGCCATAAAAGCAATAGAAATAAGCCAAAAAACACTAAAAAACACCATAAAAAGCTTAATCTTTAACATTTGTGTACCAGTAAGCTACTAAAAGTACCACACAAAAATATTATGCCTTATAAAATACTGTTTATCAAAAATTTAAATTTAAACGAATCTTAAAAGGTGATACAGCTACGCTGTATTTTATAAATTTTTCTATCCTTTCTATTAAGGTTGAAGTGCTACGCACTTATTAAGTTAATAAAATAATTTAATATAATAGATCCCGTATATTTTTCGTTTCTCAAAATTACAGAAAGACGAAAACACAGTTACTAAAAACCTACTTTTACTTTATCTTGTCCTTATAAATGCACAATAGATAGAATATAGTAAGCTTCTTATAAATTATTAAAGCAATGTGCCTTTTAGCAATAAAGTGGCTACTGTAAAATAGATGAGTAATCCTGTAACATCTACTATAGTTGCTACAAATGGAGCTGAACTTGTAGCTGGATCAAAACCAACTCTTTTTAGTACAAATGGCAACATTGAGCCAATAAATGTTCCAAGCAATACAATTCCTACTAATGTTATTCCTACTGTTAATCCAATTAAAACTGCATTATCACCATAAACTCCACTCATTTCATTCCATATAAAAACACGCATAAATCCTAATGCACCTAAAATTCCGCCTAACATTAAGCCCGACAAAAATTCTCGTTTCATTACATACCACCAATCTTCTAATTTAATTTCGGCAATGGCTAATGAACGAATAATTAGTGTTGCTGCTTGCGAACCAGAATTTCCTCCACTAGAAATAATTAAAGGAATAAAGGTAGCGAGAACGACTGCTTTTGCAATTTCATCTTCAAAAAAAGCCATTGCTGTTGCAGTTAATAATTCGCCCAAGAAAAGAATGACTAACCAACCTGCTCTTTTCTTTACCATTTCTAATAATGGTGTTTCTTCATAGGTTGTTTCTAAAGAATCCATACCACCAAATTTTTGCATGTCTTCGGTAGTTTCTTCTTCTTCAATATCCATGATATCATCGAATGTTATAATACCAACTAGCACTTGGTCGCCAGCTAAAACTGGTAGTGCTTGTCTATCATATTGTTTAAATGTTTGAACTACTTCTTCTATATCATCATTTACATTTACATATATGAATCGTTCGTCCATTAAATCTTTGACCATAGTATTTGGTTCAGC
Above is a genomic segment from Chitinophagales bacterium containing:
- a CDS encoding sterol desaturase family protein, whose amino-acid sequence is METIIAIPVFVLLLLLEFFYMRKKQKHYYRLNDAITNLNIGIGHVISKVVVGLLLIGVYDFVYTHRIITLPNNILTILFCLVAYDFFFYWAHRIGHEMNFFWGAHGVHHQSEDYNLSVALRQSWLHASIAFFIFLPIPFVGVSAEVFFPVLAINSFYQFWIHTDVINRMPKWFEAIFNSPTHHRVHHGRNPKYIDKNHAGMFIIWDKLFGTFQEEEEKPTYGITKPLNSWNPFYANIEYYLSMFKASKQMKWKDKLKFIFAKPGWQPDYLGGEIPVPSIENETIKYDVKPRTNGINIYVLVQFIFIIIGLMAYLYYYDTLPLFHKIFWFAMVMLSIFSSSAIIEQKKWARYVEIIRLIIIVVGLNILYFSNYYNWAIVTAVISIPITIYFIVWYLLNLKDKYIFGFMSKQTA
- the mce gene encoding methylmalonyl-CoA epimerase — encoded protein: MKKIDHIGIAVNDLNTAEQLYNKLLNKQPFHEETMEAQHLKVLFYELEDTKVELISSLSEKSAIHKFLQKGDGMHHVCFEVEDIYAEMHRLKEEGFKLLSEQPYKGAMNKLVCFVHPKSANGVLIELCQKMK
- a CDS encoding cysteine desulfurase, coding for MIYLDYNATTPVDEKVLQAMLPYFTTHFGNAASATHTFGWIAKDVVETARNNIAQHLNCSESEIIFTSGATESLNLAIKGIYERYQTKGNHIITCKTEHNAVLDTCKYLETKGATISYLSVDENGLINLDELEKCITDKTILVAIMLANNETGVIQPIQDIAKITHQKNTILCCDATQALGKIPVDVQQLNVDVMAFSGHKMYAPKGIGALYIRRRNPRVTLTPLLHGGGHEKSYRSGTLNVPAIVGLSKAVDIISFDNQLATMRNDLENKLLDKFGDKIKINGINAPRLPNTSNILFPIDAVDIIKQIKMKVAVSTGSACTSAENKPSHVLTAMHLTEQEAKKCIRFSFGKYNTMEDVEQVLTILSNTINID
- the mgtE gene encoding magnesium transporter; this translates as MFDKLEQLLNEEQWFQLRTELTAMHPSEVAEFIESLEVEDQVVVFRILPLKMAARTFEDIDLNTQVEMLKLLGQAKMTDILNRMSPDDRTQLLEELPSKVLRKTMNLLSDEERKIATELLGYPEYSVGRYMTPYYVAVKQDWTVQQVFDHIRKFGKKSETVNMIYVVDNKGRLIDDIRIGHFLFAEPNTMVKDLMDERFIYVNVNDDIEEVVQTFKQYDRQALPVLAGDQVLVGIITFDDIMDIEEEETTEDMQKFGGMDSLETTYEETPLLEMVKKRAGWLVILFLGELLTATAMAFFEDEIAKAVVLATFIPLIISSGGNSGSQAATLIIRSLAIAEIKLEDWWYVMKREFLSGLMLGGILGALGFMRVFIWNEMSGVYGDNAVLIGLTVGITLVGIVLLGTFIGSMLPFVLKRVGFDPATSSAPFVATIVDVTGLLIYFTVATLLLKGTLL